A stretch of Salarias fasciatus chromosome 23, fSalaFa1.1, whole genome shotgun sequence DNA encodes these proteins:
- the LOC115382182 gene encoding NLR family CARD domain-containing protein 3-like, which produces MRMSKQKSSDPPGPGSGAAARSRHGPSFASAKSFWAKLDFRGSPSSESHSDSGFPSSRVSMKSDRSMGHPVDFKSGPGPADEGVSQQSSQVLRGGSAPQHQTHLDSIFMMLEDNMVTFMKKELKKMKKLLSPDYPACSESEREDEDEEQRSSRESFLRITLDFLRRMKQEELAQRLWSKSSAGVCQQQLKFGMKKRFQCVFEGVAKQGESTLLNQIYTELHITEGGAAEVNQEHEVRQIEAASRTADRAETSIRPGDIFKAPPGRSQPIRTVLTKGVAGIGKTVLTQKFTLDWAEDKDNQDVHFIFPFTFRELNVVKEEKFSLVGLVHRFFKEIEKAGICRFEEFQVIFIFDGLDECRLPLKFRRAEILTDATEPTSVDVLLINLIRGKLLPSARLWITTRPAAANQIPADCVDMVTEVRGFTDPQKEEYFRRRFREEEQASRIISHIKTSRSLHIMCHIPVFCWITATVLEKVLKSREGGELPKTLTQMYIHHLVVQAKVKTVKYGGGAATDPHWSPESREMIESLGKLAFDQLQKGNLIFYPSDLTECGIDLRAASMYSGMFTQIFREESGLYQDMVFCFIHLSLQEFLAALHVHQTFINSGINLLEEKQTTIQQSPQQPQLHHLHQRAVDEALKSPNGHLDLFLRFLLGLSQETNQSLLRGLLTQTGSSSQSNQETVQYIKEKLSESLSAERSINLFHCLNELNDGSLVEEIQQFLRSEYFSTDELSPAEWSALVFILLSSEEDLKEFDLKKYSASEEALLKLLPVVKASSKALLSCCGLSERSCGALSSVLSSQSSSLTRLDLSNNDLQDSGVKRLSLGLESPHCKLEALSLSGCLVSEEGCASLVSAVRSKSSHLRELDLSYNHPGASGVKELSAAVEDPHCSLETLRVDHGGQQRLKPGLRKYFSQLQLDENSMSRKLKLSNNNRKVTHVREEQPYPHHPHRFDVWPQLLCRNDLSGRCYWEVEWSGPVSISVSYRGISRKGGSEECWFGGNHQSWSLECWYGGYSVWHNDRVTSLSSSSSSSSSSSSPSSGRVAVYVDCPAGSLSFFRVSSDSLIHLYTFNTTFTQPLCAGFGFWSFGSSVSLCPLEEGRLCL; this is translated from the exons atgctggaggacaacatggtgactttcatgaagaaggagctgaagaagatgaagaagctcctgagtccagattacccagcatgctcagagagtgagagggaggatgaggatgaagagcagaggagcagcagagagtcatttctgaggatcacactggacttcctgaggaggatgaagcaggaggagctggctcagcgtctgtggagca aatcctctgctggagtctgccAACAGCAGTTGAAATTTGGTAtgaagaagaggttccagtgtgtgtttgagggagtTGCTAAACAAGGAGAGTCCaccctcctgaaccagatctacacagagctccacatcacagagggaggggctgcagaggtcaatcaggaacatgaggtcagacagattgaagcagcatccaggacagcagacagagcagaaacaagcatcagaccaggagacatctttaaagccccacctggaagatctcaaccaatcagaacagtgctgacaaagggagtggctggcattgggaaaacagtcctgactcagaagttcactctggactgggctgaagacaaagacaaccaggacgtccacttcatatttccattcaccttcagagagctgaatgtagtgaaggaggagaagttcagcttggtgggacttgttcatcgtttcttcaaagaaatagaaaaagcaGGAATCTGTAGATTTGAAGAATTCCAggtgatcttcatctttgatggtctggatgagtgtcgactccctctgaaGTTCCGTCGAGCTGAGATCCTGACTGATGCTACAGAgcccacctcagtggatgttctgctgataaacctcatcagggggaaactgcttccctctgctcgcctctggatcaccacacgacctgcagcagccaatcagatccctgctgactgtgtggacatggtgacagaggtccgagggttcaccgacccccagaaggaggagtacttcaggaggaggttcagagaggaggagcaggccagcaggatcatctcccacatcaagacctcccgaagcctccacatcatgtgccacatcccggtcttctgctggatcactgctacagttctggagaaggtgttgaagagcagagagggaggagagctgcccaagaccctgactcagatgtacatccaccacctggtggtccaggccaaagtcaagacGGTCAAGTatggtggaggagctgccacagatccacactggagtccagaaagcagggagatgatagagtctctgggaaaactggcttttgatcagctgcagaaaggaaacctgatcttctatccatcagacctgacagagtgtggcatcgatctcagagcagcctcaatgtactcaggaatgttcacacagatctttagagaggagagcggcctgtaccaggacatggtgttctgcttcatccatctgagccttcaggagtttctggctgctcttcatgtccatcagaccttcatcaactctggaatcaacctgctggaagagaaacaaacaaccattcaacaatctccacaacagcctcagctccaccatctccatcagagagcagtggacgaggccttgaagagtccaaatggacacctggacttgttcctccgcttcctcctgggtctttcacaggagaccaatcagagtctccttcgaggtctgctgacacagacaggaagtagctcacagtccaatcaggaaacagtccagtacatcaaggagaagctgagtgagagtctgtctgcagagagaagcatcaatctgttccactgtctgaatgaactgaatgatggttctctggtggaggagatccaacagttCCTGAGATCAGAATATTTCTCTACAGATGAACTGTCTCCTGCtgagtggtcagctctggtcttcatcttactgtcatcagaagaagatctgaaggagtttgacctgaagaaatactctgcttcagaggaggctcttctgaagctgctgccagtggtcaaagcctccagcaaagctct gttgagctgctgtggtctgtcagagagaagctgtggagctctgtcctcagttctcagctctcagtcctccagtctgacacgtctggacctgagtaacaacgacctgcaggattcaggagtgaagcgtctgtctcttggactggagagtcctcactgtaaactggaagctctcag tctgtcagggtgtctggtctcagaggaaggctgtgcttctctggtctcagctgtgagatccaagtcctcccatctgagagagctggacctgagctacaaccatccaggagcctcaggagtgaaggagctgtcagcggcagtggaggatccacactgctccctggagactctcag ggtggaccatggtggacagcagaggctcaaacctggactgaggaagt atttctctcaacttcaactggatgaaaactcaatgagcagaaagctcaaactgtccaacaacaacaggaaggtgacacatgtgagggaagagcagccgtatcctcatcatcctcacagaTTTGATGTCTggcctcagctgctgtgtagaaatgatctgagtggtcgatgttactgggaggtcgagtggagcggaCCTGTTtctatatcagtgagttacagaggaatcagcaGGAAAGGAGGCAGTGAGGAGTGTTGGTTTGGAGGgaatcatcagtcctggagtctggagtgCTGGTATGGAGGTTACTCTGTCTGGCACAATGACAGAGTAacatccctctcctcctcctcctcctcctcctcctcctcctcctccccctcctctggtagagtagcagtgtatgtggactgtcctgctggctctctgtccttcttcagagtctcctctgactctctgatccacctctacaccttcaacaccacattcactcagcCTCTATGTGCTGGATTTGGATTCTGGTCCtttggttcttcagtgagtctgtgtcctctggaggaaggacgtctctgtctctga